The nucleotide sequence GCCAAACAACAATTCGTCTTTTTTTATTTTATCAAAATAATCGCTCAGCATCGCGTCGCGCAATTCTTCATCGCCCGTCAATTCGCTAAAACGATTGATAAGGCTTAGGGCGGCCTTCTTCAAGGTGATATTATCATTCTTAAAATAATGGTTGCTTAAAATTTCTTTAACCCGCGCGACATTTTTTTTATCGCCTGATTTATTATTTTGTAAACTATTCACGATAAATTGCAACATCGCGTTGTTGATGGCGCGACCGCCGATATCATCGGGGACAAGGTTACGCCCGTCAACCGCACCGACATTTTTTGTCGCGTCATAACGGGCGTGAATTTTTTCTTCCTGGTCGCTGGCCAATTGGCCGCGCACGCGGCGCACCGCTTGCAATAATTTTATCGGGTCGGCACCGGTTTTTTTATTTTGATTGGCCACCGCCAACAACAATTCATCCAACGCCGGCAGGGAAAAATTTTCGGCCAGACTCAACGGCGCGGTATGTTGGTCGGTCAGTAATTGGGCAAACCCATCGCGGTAGGATGAAAATTCGTCGCTGTTTTGTTGGTAATAATCGGCCAGGATAGCGCGGGTCGCCAAGACTTGGCCGGCCTCCCAGCGATTAAACCCATCATCGTCGTGGCGCAACAACACCGCCAAGTCGGCGGCCGATTGCGCAAAATCAAGGTTAATCGGCGCGGAAAAACCACGGTTGAGCGACACCACCGCACCGGCCGGCACATCGCTAAACACCAATTTATCTTTTTTTGCCTGCAACAAAAAAACCGCGGTGTCGGCATGCCAATGTTTATGCTGGCTGATTAATTTTATCGCCGCGCCATTTTTATCAAACAGCGCAATTTTCAAAGGTATCGGCAGGGTGTTTTTTGCCTTGTTATTGCTTTGGCTGAAATCCAAAATCAAATCCTTGCCGGCGTGGCGTTGCGCCACCGCGACCATCGGCGTGCCCTTGGTGCTATACCACGGCATGAACCAATCAAGCGTCATGTCGTTGGCGGCTTCAAAACTTTCGATAAAATCCTCGATGGTGGCGGCGCGGCCATCGTTCTGTTTGATATAATGTTTGATGCCGCGTTGAAATTTTTCTTCGCCCAATATCAGGTGAAGCATGCGGATGACCTCCGCGCCTTTTTCATAAACGGTTCCGGTATAAAAATTATCAATTTCTTTGTAGGTGGTCGGTCGCACCGGGTGGCTCAACCCAGACGCATCCTCGGCAAATTGGTCGCCGCGTAGACCCTGCACCTGCTTCAATCGTTCCGACGCGCGGTCAAAATTATCCATGCTATATTCTTGGTCGCGGAACACGGTCAGGCCTTCCTTCAAGCTCAATTGAAACCAATCGCGCAAGGTCACGCGGTCGCCCGACCAATTGTGAAAATATTCGTGGGCGATAATGCTGTCGACCCCCAAATACTCGCGGTCGCTGTTGATATTTTTATCCAACAACAAATAACGGGCGTTAAATATATTCAAGCTTTTATTTTCCATCGCGCCAAAATTAAAATCGCTGATGCCGACGATTTGAAAAATATCCAAATCATATTCCAAGCCAAAACGCGTTTCGTCCCATTTCATGGCGCGTTGCAACGCGCTGAGGGCGAAACCGGTGCGACCGGCATATTGTTTTTCGGACCAGATTTTTAATGTAACCTTGCGCCCCGACATGGTTACAAATTCACCGGTTTCATCCACCAAATCGCCCGCCACCAGGGCAAACAAATAACATGGTTTTTTAAATGGGTCGTGCCATTTGGCATAATTCTGCGCACCACGCTTGCCCGATTCCACCAGGTTGCCGTTCGACAGCAACACCGGTTGGTCGGATAAAATCTCCACCGTAAAAATGCTCATCACATCGGGGCGGTCGGGGTAAAATGTAATGCGGCGGAAACCCTCGGCCTCACACTGCGTCGTGAAAATATCATTGGCAACATAAAGCCCGGCCAGGGTGCGGTTGTCGCGCGGGTTGATGGCGACCCGGGTTGTTATTTTACCGCGCGGCGGCAGGTTAAACAGCCACAATCCTTTATCATTTTTTTCATAAGATTTTTTATCAAGTATTTTACCATCGACCGCGACCGATAATAATTCAAGGTTCAAACCATCGAGCCAGGTTTTTTTTTGCAGTCGGCCATCATTTGCGTGATAATCAATCGTGCAATCGACCAGGGTGCGGGTGGCATCCAACGTGAAAAGCAAATGCACGCCATCCAACGCCAGCGGGTATGGCCGATAATCGGCCAGGCGCACCACGGTTGGCCTCGGCGACGATTTTGTTGGCGATTTTTTTGTCGCCGTTTTTGCGGAGGGTTTGGTTTTTGCGGCTTTGCTCATGTAATTATTTTTGGGTTATTTTCGCGTCATTATTGACTACAAATAAGCCATTTCAAAAAATTTGTCCAATGAATGATGTCTCATCCGTCAAGGATTTTTTGATGGTTTATAGTCGCAAGTGAAGCCGCCCACGCCTGAAATTTGCGCGGGC is from Hydrotalea sp. and encodes:
- the pepN gene encoding aminopeptidase N; this translates as MSKAAKTKPSAKTATKKSPTKSSPRPTVVRLADYRPYPLALDGVHLLFTLDATRTLVDCTIDYHANDGRLQKKTWLDGLNLELLSVAVDGKILDKKSYEKNDKGLWLFNLPPRGKITTRVAINPRDNRTLAGLYVANDIFTTQCEAEGFRRITFYPDRPDVMSIFTVEILSDQPVLLSNGNLVESGKRGAQNYAKWHDPFKKPCYLFALVAGDLVDETGEFVTMSGRKVTLKIWSEKQYAGRTGFALSALQRAMKWDETRFGLEYDLDIFQIVGISDFNFGAMENKSLNIFNARYLLLDKNINSDREYLGVDSIIAHEYFHNWSGDRVTLRDWFQLSLKEGLTVFRDQEYSMDNFDRASERLKQVQGLRGDQFAEDASGLSHPVRPTTYKEIDNFYTGTVYEKGAEVIRMLHLILGEEKFQRGIKHYIKQNDGRAATIEDFIESFEAANDMTLDWFMPWYSTKGTPMVAVAQRHAGKDLILDFSQSNNKAKNTLPIPLKIALFDKNGAAIKLISQHKHWHADTAVFLLQAKKDKLVFSDVPAGAVVSLNRGFSAPINLDFAQSAADLAVLLRHDDDGFNRWEAGQVLATRAILADYYQQNSDEFSSYRDGFAQLLTDQHTAPLSLAENFSLPALDELLLAVANQNKKTGADPIKLLQAVRRVRGQLASDQEEKIHARYDATKNVGAVDGRNLVPDDIGGRAINNAMLQFIVNSLQNNKSGDKKNVARVKEILSNHYFKNDNITLKKAALSLINRFSELTGDEELRDAMLSDYFDKIKKDELLFGDYIRLLSGYDAPHTLGVIEQIVATKKIFNPSGTESIDFRLDKPNELYPLLGGLAGNIPQFFRADGKGYEVFLAVVKMVDGINHHTAARLVNMFNSLPQLSAPYKSTMKKHLQKLLKQKISVQLTEMVERTLQG